A window of the Henckelia pumila isolate YLH828 chromosome 3, ASM3356847v2, whole genome shotgun sequence genome harbors these coding sequences:
- the LOC140886427 gene encoding beta-galactosidase 8-like codes for MMRSGGGGMSAVALLLVLASTARLCFGANVTYDHRAIVIDGQRRVFISGSIHYARSTPEMWPDLIQKSKDGGLDAIQTYIFWNLHEEVRGQYDFEGRKDVAKFVKLVGEAGLLVHLRIGPYACAEWNYGGFPLWLHFIPGIEFRTDNEPFKAEMKRFTAKIVDLMLGEGLYASQGGPIILSQIENEYGNVQSGYGSGAAPYVKWAASMAVSLGTGVPWVMCQQSDAPDPIINTCNGFYCDQFTPNSNKKPKMWTENWSGWFSSFGDPVPYRPAEDLAFAVARFYQLGGTFQNYYMYQGGSNFGRSSGGPFITTSYDYDAPIDEYGLLRQPKWGHLKDVHKVIKLCEGAMVATDPQTTSLGSNLEATVYKTESGLCAAFLANVDTKSDATVKFNGNSYKLPAWSVSILPDCKNVALNTAKINSVATISKFVRLPSKDDTTASDASISGWSWINEPVGISSDNAFTKFGLLEQINTTADVSDYLWYSSSVEIKGNESKTVLHVDSLGHALHVFINGELAGSGKGSHDNRKVSIDVPISLIPGKTKIDLLSLTVGLQNYGAHYDTEGAGVTGPVQLKGLQNGSTIDLSSQQWTYQIGLKGEELGLSSGSSSLWVSQPTLPKNQPLVWYKTTFDAPAGSSPVALDFTGLGKGQAWINGQSIGRYWPTNTAPKSGCTDSCNYRGSYQPSNCQTNCGEATQQLYHVPCAWLQPSGNVMVLFEEVGGDPTQLSFATKETQSICSRISDTHPVPVELWTSDEETRKKAGPTLLLHCPSPNQVISEIRFASFGTPRGKCGSFSHGPCSSRRALSIVQKACIGLSKCSIGVSVNTFGDPCSGVAKSLAVEASCT; via the exons ATGATGAGGAGTGGGGGCGGTGGAATGTCGGCGGTGGCGTTGCTTCTCGTTTTGGCATCAACGGCGCGGTTGTGCTTTGGCGCCAATGTGACGTACGATCATCGAGCGATCGTGATCGACGGGCAGAGGAGGGTTTTCATCTCCGGCTCGATTCATTACGCGCGCAGCACTCCTGAA ATGTGGCCTGATTTGATTCAGAAATCAAAGGATGGAGGATTGGATGCCATTCAAACTTACATTTTCTGGAATCTGCATGAAGAAGTTCGGGGGCAG TACGATTTTGAAGGAAGAAAGGATGTGGCGAAATTTGTGAAACTGGTCGGGGAGGCTGGATTATTGGTCCATCTTCGCATTGGACCTTATGCTTGCGCGGAGTGGAACTATGG TGGATTTCCCCTTTGGTTGCATTTCATACCTGGGATCGAGTTTCGAACTGATAATGAACCATTCAAG gCCGAAATGAAACGATTTACAGCCAAGATTGTGGACTTGATGTTGGGAGAAGGGCTTTATGCATCCCAAGGAGGGCCTATCATTCTATCTCAG ATTGAAAATGAGTATGGAAATGTCCAGTCTGGCTATGGTAGTGGTGCTGCGCCGTACGTCAAATGGGCTGCATCTATGGCTGTGTCCTTGGGTACAGGGGTGCCCTGGGTTATGTGCCAGCAAAGTGATGCTCCTGATCCTATT ATTAACACTTGCAACGGGTTTTATTGTGATCAATTCACTCCAAATTCGAATAAAAAGCCAAAAATGTGGACGGAGAACTGGAGTGGATG GTTCTCTTCATTTGGCGATCCTGTGCCATATAGACCGGCAGAAGACCTTGCTTTTGCTGTAGCACGTTTTTACCAGCTCGGTGGAACCTTCCAGAACTATTACATG TATCAAGGTGGGTCGAACTTTGGCCGGAGTAGTGGTGGACCTTTCATTACAACAAGCTATGATTATGATGCTCCAATCGATGAATATG GCCTTTTAAGGCAACCCAAATGGGGTCACTTGAAAGATGTGCACAAGGTTATAAAGCTTTGTGAAGGGGCAATGGTGGCAACTGATCCCCAGACTACTTCTCTTGGTTCAAATTTGGAG GCCACTGTTTATAAAACTGAATCAGGGCTATGTGCTGCTTTTCTCGCAAACGTGGACACTAAATCTGATGCGACTGTTAAATTCAATGGCAATTCCTACAAATTGCCTGCTTGGTCTGTCAGCATCTTACCTGACTGCAAGAATGTGGCACTCAATACCGCAAAA ATCAACTCAGTTGCCACTATCTCAAAATTTGTTCGTCTGCCCTCAAAAGATGATACTACAGCTTCTGATGCATCCATCTCAGGTTGGAGTTGGATCAATGAACCTGTAGGTATATCTAGTGATAATGCTTTCACAAAATTCGGGTTGCTGGAACAAATTAATACTactgctgacgtaagcgattaTCTGTGGTATTCCTCAAG CGTCGAAATAAAAGGAAATGAATCAAAGACAGTTCTTCACGTTGATTCTCTTGGCCACGCGCTGCATGTTTTTATAAATGGAGAACTTGCAG GGAGTGGAAAAGGAAGCCATGATAATCGTAAAGTTTCTATCGATGTTCCTATCAGCCTTATACCTGGAAAAACCAAGATTGATCTGTTGAGTTTGACTGTGGGATTACAG AACTATGGAGCACACTATGATACGGAGGGAGCCGGTGTTACTGGCCCTGTGCAGTTAAAAGGTTTACAAAATGGATCCACAATCGATCTATCATCGCAGCAGTGGACTTATCAG ATTGGTTTGAAAGGAGAAGAATTAGGCCTATCAAGCGGAAGTTCCTCTCTTTGGGTATCTCAGCCTACTCTGCCTAAGAATCAACCATTGGTATGGTACAAG ACGACTTTTGACGCCCCAGCTGGAAGCAGCCCAGTTGCACTGGACTTCACAGGACTGGGGAAGGGCCAGGCATGGATAAATGGACAAAGTATTGGGCGTTATTGGCCTACTAATACAGCTCCAAAGAGCGGTTGCACTGATTCTTGCAACTACAGAGGTTCTTATCAGCCCAGTAATTGTCAGACAAATTGTGGGGAAGCAACTCAACAGCT CTATCACGTTCCCTGTGCTTGGCTACAACCGAGTGGGAATGTCATGGTACTGTTCGAGGAAGTAGGAGGTGATCCGACACAGTTGTCTTTTGCTACAAAAGAGACCCAAAGTATATGCTCAAGAATCTCAGACACTCACCCAGTCCCAGTTGAGCTATGGACTTCTGACGAAGAAACAAGGAAGAAAGCCGGACCAACTTTGCTACTCCATTGCCCTTCTCCGAATCAGGTGATATCTGAGATCAGATTTGCCAGCTTCGGAACTCCTCGCGGGAAATGTGGGAGTTTTAGCCATGGTCCATGCAGCAGCAGAAGAGCCCTCTCCATCGTGCAAAAG GCTTGCATTGGATTGAGTAAGTGCAGTATTGGAGTATCAGTGAATACATTCGGCGATCCCTGCTCAGGGGTCGCCAAAAGTTTAGCTGTTGAAGCTTCTTGTACATGA
- the LOC140886428 gene encoding beta-galactosidase 8-like isoform X2 gives MKRFTAKIVDLMKGEKLYASQGGPIVLSQIENEYGNVQSDYGSGAEPYIKCAAAMAVSLDTGVPWVMCRQDNAPDPIINTCNGFYCYDFTPNSNKKPKMWTENWSGWFSTFGDPVPYRPAEDLALAVARFYQRGGTLQNYYMYHGGTNFGRSTGGPFITTSYDFDAPIDEYGLLRQPKWGHLKDLHKAIKLCENAMVATDPQTISLGSNLEATVYKTEPGLCAAFLVNVNTQSDVTVTFNGNSYNLPAWSVSILPDCKNVALNTAKINSVATISKFARQPSKDGSTASDAFISGWSWITEPVGISSANAFTKLGLLEQINTTADKSDYLWYSLSVEINGNESKTVLHVDSLGHMLHVFINGKLAGGRRRSNSLREVSIDVPISLVPGQNKIDLLSLTVGLQNYGAYFDTVGAGVTGPVQLKGLQNGSTVDLSSQQWTYQIGLKGEELGLSSGSSSLWVSQPALPKNQPLVWYKTTSDAPTGTSPVALNFTGMGKGQAWVNGQSIGRYWPTNTAPSSGCTDSCNYRRVYKTSNCLKNCGAATQQLYHVPRGWLQPTGNVIVIFEETGGDPTQLFFVTKETQSVCSRISETHPIPVDLWTSDEETRKKTGPTLSLYCPFPNQIISEIKFASFGTPRGQCGSFSHGPCSSRRALSIVQKACIGLRKCSIGVSVDTFGDPCSGVAKSLVVDASCT, from the exons ATGAAGCGGTTTACAGCTAAGATTGTGGACTTGATGAAGGGAGAAAAACTTTATGCATCCCAAGGAGGGCCTATAGTTCTATCTCAG ATTGAAAATGAGTATGGAAATGTCCAGTCTGATTATGGCAGCGGTGCCGAGCCTTACATCAAATGTGCTGCAGCAATGGCTGTTTCCTTGGATACAGGGGTGCCCTGGGTTATGTGCCGGCAGGATAATGCTCCCGATCCTATT ATTAACACTTGCAATGGGTTTTACTGCTATGATTTCACtccaaattcaaataaaaaaccaaaaatgtGGACAGAGAATTGGAGTGGATG GTTCTCTACTTTTGGTGATCCTGTCCCGTACAGACCAGCAGAAGACCTTGCTTTGGCAGTGGCACGTTTTTACCAGCGCGGTGGAACCTTGCAGAACTATTACATG TATCATGGCGGGACGAACTTTGGCCGGAGTACTGGCGGACCTTTCATTACAACAAGCTATGATTTTGATGCGCCGATTGACGAATATG GCCTTTTAAGGCAGCCAAAATGGGGTCACTTGAAAGATTTGCACAAGGCTATAAAGCTTTGTGAAAACGCAATGGTGGCAACTGATCCTCAAACTATTTCTCTTGGTTCAAATTTGGAG GCCACTGTTTATAAAACTGAACCAGGGCTATGTGCTGCTTTTCTCGTAAATGTGAATACTCAATCTGATGTGACTGTAACATTCAATGGCAATTCATACAACTTGCCTGCTTGGTCTGTCAGCATCTTACCTGACTGCAAAAACGTGGCCCTCAATACCGCAAAA ATTAATTCTGTGGCCACGATCTCAAAATTTGCTCGCCAACCCTCAAAAGACGGTAGTACAGCTTCTGATGCATTTATATCAGGTTGGAGTTGGATTACTGAACCAGTGGGTATATCTAGTGCTAATGCATTCACAAAACTTGGGTTGCTGGAACAAATAAATACTACAGCTGATAAAAGTGATTATCTATGGTATTCTTTAAG TGTTGAAATCAATGGAAATGAATCAAAGACAGTTCTTCACGTTGATTCTCTTGGCCACATGCTCCATGTTTTTATCAACGGAAAACTTGCAG GGGGCAGGAGAAGAAGCAATAGTCTTCGTGAAGTTTCAATAGATGTTCCTATCAGCCTTGTACCGGGGCAAAATAAGATCGATCTGTTGAGTTTGACCGTGGGGTTACAG AACTATGGAGCATACTTTGATACAGTGGGAGCCGGTGTTACTGGCCCTGTGCAGTTAAAAGGTTTACAAAATGGATCTACAGTCGATCTATCATCACAGCAATGGACATATCAG ATTGGTTTGAAAGGAGAAGAATTGGGCCTATCTAGTGGAAGTTCCTCTCTTTGGGTTTCACAGCCTGCTTTGCCTAAGAATCAACCATTGGTATGGTACAAG ACAACCTCTGATGCCCCAACCGGAACCAGCCCAGTCGCTCTGAACTTCACAGGAATGGGGAAGGGTCAGGCATGGGTAAATGGACAGAGCATAGGGCGTTATTGGCCAACTAACACGGCTCCAAGTAGTGGTTGCACTGATTCTTGCAACTACAGACGTGTTTATAAAACAAGTAATTGTCTGAAAAATTGTGGAGCAGCAACTCAACAGCT CTATCATGTTCCCCGTGGTTGGCTACAGCCAACTGGAAATGTCATCGTAATATTCGAGGAAACAGGAGGCGATCCAACGCAGTTATTTTTCGTTACAAAAGAGACGCAAAGTGTATGCTCAAGAATTTCGGAGACTCACCCAATCCCGGTTGATTTGTGGACTTCTGACGAAGAAACAAGGAAGAAAACTGGACCAACTTTGTCACTTTATTGCCCTTTCCCGAATCAGATCATATCCGAGATAAAATTCGCCAGTTTTGGAACTCCTCGTGGGCAATGTGGGAGTTTTAGCCATGGCCCATGCAGCAGCAGAAGGGCCCTCTCAATCGTGCAAAAG GCTTGCATAGGATTGAGAAAGTGCAGCATTGGAGTATCAGTGGATACATTTGGTGATCCCTGTTCAGGAGTGGCCAAAAGTTTAGTGGTTGATGCCTCCTGTACATGA
- the LOC140886428 gene encoding beta-galactosidase 8-like isoform X3: MLPILLLTLAMGFTAMISLQIQIKNQKCGQRIGVDGSLLLVILSRTDQQKTLLWQWHVFTSAVEPCRTITCIMAGRTLAGVLADLSLQQAMILMRRLTNMATVYKTEPGLCAAFLVNVNTQSDVTVTFNGNSYNLPAWSVSILPDCKNVALNTAKINSVATISKFARQPSKDGSTASDAFISGWSWITEPVGISSANAFTKLGLLEQINTTADKSDYLWYSLSVEINGNESKTVLHVDSLGHMLHVFINGKLAGGRRRSNSLREVSIDVPISLVPGQNKIDLLSLTVGLQNYGAYFDTVGAGVTGPVQLKGLQNGSTVDLSSQQWTYQIGLKGEELGLSSGSSSLWVSQPALPKNQPLVWYKTTSDAPTGTSPVALNFTGMGKGQAWVNGQSIGRYWPTNTAPSSGCTDSCNYRRVYKTSNCLKNCGAATQQLYHVPRGWLQPTGNVIVIFEETGGDPTQLFFVTKETQSVCSRISETHPIPVDLWTSDEETRKKTGPTLSLYCPFPNQIISEIKFASFGTPRGQCGSFSHGPCSSRRALSIVQKACIGLRKCSIGVSVDTFGDPCSGVAKSLVVDASCT, encoded by the exons ATGCTCCCGATCCTATT ATTAACACTTGCAATGGGTTTTACTGCTATGATTTCACtccaaattcaaataaaaaaccaaaaatgtGGACAGAGAATTGGAGTGGATG GTTCTCTACTTTTGGTGATCCTGTCCCGTACAGACCAGCAGAAGACCTTGCTTTGGCAGTGGCACGTTTTTACCAGCGCGGTGGAACCTTGCAGAACTATTACATG TATCATGGCGGGACGAACTTTGGCCGGAGTACTGGCGGACCTTTCATTACAACAAGCTATGATTTTGATGCGCCGATTGACGAATATG GCCACTGTTTATAAAACTGAACCAGGGCTATGTGCTGCTTTTCTCGTAAATGTGAATACTCAATCTGATGTGACTGTAACATTCAATGGCAATTCATACAACTTGCCTGCTTGGTCTGTCAGCATCTTACCTGACTGCAAAAACGTGGCCCTCAATACCGCAAAA ATTAATTCTGTGGCCACGATCTCAAAATTTGCTCGCCAACCCTCAAAAGACGGTAGTACAGCTTCTGATGCATTTATATCAGGTTGGAGTTGGATTACTGAACCAGTGGGTATATCTAGTGCTAATGCATTCACAAAACTTGGGTTGCTGGAACAAATAAATACTACAGCTGATAAAAGTGATTATCTATGGTATTCTTTAAG TGTTGAAATCAATGGAAATGAATCAAAGACAGTTCTTCACGTTGATTCTCTTGGCCACATGCTCCATGTTTTTATCAACGGAAAACTTGCAG GGGGCAGGAGAAGAAGCAATAGTCTTCGTGAAGTTTCAATAGATGTTCCTATCAGCCTTGTACCGGGGCAAAATAAGATCGATCTGTTGAGTTTGACCGTGGGGTTACAG AACTATGGAGCATACTTTGATACAGTGGGAGCCGGTGTTACTGGCCCTGTGCAGTTAAAAGGTTTACAAAATGGATCTACAGTCGATCTATCATCACAGCAATGGACATATCAG ATTGGTTTGAAAGGAGAAGAATTGGGCCTATCTAGTGGAAGTTCCTCTCTTTGGGTTTCACAGCCTGCTTTGCCTAAGAATCAACCATTGGTATGGTACAAG ACAACCTCTGATGCCCCAACCGGAACCAGCCCAGTCGCTCTGAACTTCACAGGAATGGGGAAGGGTCAGGCATGGGTAAATGGACAGAGCATAGGGCGTTATTGGCCAACTAACACGGCTCCAAGTAGTGGTTGCACTGATTCTTGCAACTACAGACGTGTTTATAAAACAAGTAATTGTCTGAAAAATTGTGGAGCAGCAACTCAACAGCT CTATCATGTTCCCCGTGGTTGGCTACAGCCAACTGGAAATGTCATCGTAATATTCGAGGAAACAGGAGGCGATCCAACGCAGTTATTTTTCGTTACAAAAGAGACGCAAAGTGTATGCTCAAGAATTTCGGAGACTCACCCAATCCCGGTTGATTTGTGGACTTCTGACGAAGAAACAAGGAAGAAAACTGGACCAACTTTGTCACTTTATTGCCCTTTCCCGAATCAGATCATATCCGAGATAAAATTCGCCAGTTTTGGAACTCCTCGTGGGCAATGTGGGAGTTTTAGCCATGGCCCATGCAGCAGCAGAAGGGCCCTCTCAATCGTGCAAAAG GCTTGCATAGGATTGAGAAAGTGCAGCATTGGAGTATCAGTGGATACATTTGGTGATCCCTGTTCAGGAGTGGCCAAAAGTTTAGTGGTTGATGCCTCCTGTACATGA
- the LOC140886428 gene encoding beta-galactosidase 8-like isoform X1, with the protein MAYISGFPLWLHFIPGIVFRTDNEPFKAEMKRFTAKIVDLMKGEKLYASQGGPIVLSQIENEYGNVQSDYGSGAEPYIKCAAAMAVSLDTGVPWVMCRQDNAPDPIINTCNGFYCYDFTPNSNKKPKMWTENWSGWFSTFGDPVPYRPAEDLALAVARFYQRGGTLQNYYMYHGGTNFGRSTGGPFITTSYDFDAPIDEYGLLRQPKWGHLKDLHKAIKLCENAMVATDPQTISLGSNLEATVYKTEPGLCAAFLVNVNTQSDVTVTFNGNSYNLPAWSVSILPDCKNVALNTAKINSVATISKFARQPSKDGSTASDAFISGWSWITEPVGISSANAFTKLGLLEQINTTADKSDYLWYSLSVEINGNESKTVLHVDSLGHMLHVFINGKLAGGRRRSNSLREVSIDVPISLVPGQNKIDLLSLTVGLQNYGAYFDTVGAGVTGPVQLKGLQNGSTVDLSSQQWTYQIGLKGEELGLSSGSSSLWVSQPALPKNQPLVWYKTTSDAPTGTSPVALNFTGMGKGQAWVNGQSIGRYWPTNTAPSSGCTDSCNYRRVYKTSNCLKNCGAATQQLYHVPRGWLQPTGNVIVIFEETGGDPTQLFFVTKETQSVCSRISETHPIPVDLWTSDEETRKKTGPTLSLYCPFPNQIISEIKFASFGTPRGQCGSFSHGPCSSRRALSIVQKACIGLRKCSIGVSVDTFGDPCSGVAKSLVVDASCT; encoded by the exons ATGGCTTATATCAGTGGATTTCCCCTTTGGTTGCATTTCATACCTGGGATCGTGTTTCGAACTGATAATGAGCCATTCAAG GCTGAAATGAAGCGGTTTACAGCTAAGATTGTGGACTTGATGAAGGGAGAAAAACTTTATGCATCCCAAGGAGGGCCTATAGTTCTATCTCAG ATTGAAAATGAGTATGGAAATGTCCAGTCTGATTATGGCAGCGGTGCCGAGCCTTACATCAAATGTGCTGCAGCAATGGCTGTTTCCTTGGATACAGGGGTGCCCTGGGTTATGTGCCGGCAGGATAATGCTCCCGATCCTATT ATTAACACTTGCAATGGGTTTTACTGCTATGATTTCACtccaaattcaaataaaaaaccaaaaatgtGGACAGAGAATTGGAGTGGATG GTTCTCTACTTTTGGTGATCCTGTCCCGTACAGACCAGCAGAAGACCTTGCTTTGGCAGTGGCACGTTTTTACCAGCGCGGTGGAACCTTGCAGAACTATTACATG TATCATGGCGGGACGAACTTTGGCCGGAGTACTGGCGGACCTTTCATTACAACAAGCTATGATTTTGATGCGCCGATTGACGAATATG GCCTTTTAAGGCAGCCAAAATGGGGTCACTTGAAAGATTTGCACAAGGCTATAAAGCTTTGTGAAAACGCAATGGTGGCAACTGATCCTCAAACTATTTCTCTTGGTTCAAATTTGGAG GCCACTGTTTATAAAACTGAACCAGGGCTATGTGCTGCTTTTCTCGTAAATGTGAATACTCAATCTGATGTGACTGTAACATTCAATGGCAATTCATACAACTTGCCTGCTTGGTCTGTCAGCATCTTACCTGACTGCAAAAACGTGGCCCTCAATACCGCAAAA ATTAATTCTGTGGCCACGATCTCAAAATTTGCTCGCCAACCCTCAAAAGACGGTAGTACAGCTTCTGATGCATTTATATCAGGTTGGAGTTGGATTACTGAACCAGTGGGTATATCTAGTGCTAATGCATTCACAAAACTTGGGTTGCTGGAACAAATAAATACTACAGCTGATAAAAGTGATTATCTATGGTATTCTTTAAG TGTTGAAATCAATGGAAATGAATCAAAGACAGTTCTTCACGTTGATTCTCTTGGCCACATGCTCCATGTTTTTATCAACGGAAAACTTGCAG GGGGCAGGAGAAGAAGCAATAGTCTTCGTGAAGTTTCAATAGATGTTCCTATCAGCCTTGTACCGGGGCAAAATAAGATCGATCTGTTGAGTTTGACCGTGGGGTTACAG AACTATGGAGCATACTTTGATACAGTGGGAGCCGGTGTTACTGGCCCTGTGCAGTTAAAAGGTTTACAAAATGGATCTACAGTCGATCTATCATCACAGCAATGGACATATCAG ATTGGTTTGAAAGGAGAAGAATTGGGCCTATCTAGTGGAAGTTCCTCTCTTTGGGTTTCACAGCCTGCTTTGCCTAAGAATCAACCATTGGTATGGTACAAG ACAACCTCTGATGCCCCAACCGGAACCAGCCCAGTCGCTCTGAACTTCACAGGAATGGGGAAGGGTCAGGCATGGGTAAATGGACAGAGCATAGGGCGTTATTGGCCAACTAACACGGCTCCAAGTAGTGGTTGCACTGATTCTTGCAACTACAGACGTGTTTATAAAACAAGTAATTGTCTGAAAAATTGTGGAGCAGCAACTCAACAGCT CTATCATGTTCCCCGTGGTTGGCTACAGCCAACTGGAAATGTCATCGTAATATTCGAGGAAACAGGAGGCGATCCAACGCAGTTATTTTTCGTTACAAAAGAGACGCAAAGTGTATGCTCAAGAATTTCGGAGACTCACCCAATCCCGGTTGATTTGTGGACTTCTGACGAAGAAACAAGGAAGAAAACTGGACCAACTTTGTCACTTTATTGCCCTTTCCCGAATCAGATCATATCCGAGATAAAATTCGCCAGTTTTGGAACTCCTCGTGGGCAATGTGGGAGTTTTAGCCATGGCCCATGCAGCAGCAGAAGGGCCCTCTCAATCGTGCAAAAG GCTTGCATAGGATTGAGAAAGTGCAGCATTGGAGTATCAGTGGATACATTTGGTGATCCCTGTTCAGGAGTGGCCAAAAGTTTAGTGGTTGATGCCTCCTGTACATGA